In bacterium, a single window of DNA contains:
- a CDS encoding TrbC/VirB2 family protein: protein MEGEDPFWPLVGITSIEQFLDTIIKIFILIGTPIAVLFMIYAGFLFVTARGSDTQLTKAKTTFFYTVIGIAVLFGASVLAKLVLETIKSIGVVP, encoded by the coding sequence ATGGAAGGCGAAGATCCATTTTGGCCCCTCGTCGGCATCACCTCGATTGAGCAGTTTTTGGACACGATCATTAAGATTTTCATCCTGATCGGCACGCCGATCGCGGTGCTTTTTATGATTTACGCCGGGTTTCTCTTTGTCACCGCGCGGGGCAGTGATACGCAGCTCACGAAGGCAAAAACAACCTTCTTTTATACGGTGATCGGCATCGCGGTACTCTTCGGCGCCAGCGTGCTCGCGAAGCTCGTGCTTGAGACTATAAAAAGCATAGGCGTTGTGCCGTAG
- a CDS encoding extracellular solute-binding protein has translation MKDSNIFQLTVLGLFFVAALVGVILFAGFRAVPPEGAFAHEVVLWGTIDERDMGELIKATADRLGEAAFRVRYVEKRHEAFERDLLEALASGVGPDLILIPQDEILTYANKLRVIPFEFYPERAFKDTFIEEGELLLTSKGLLGLPFSIDPLVLYWNRTTFASAGLVEPPRFWDEYFALARDLTVRNEAGTIVRSAVALGEFANVTNAKDIFAALVFQAGNPIVERDEHNRPVSVLAASGSDRLLSPAEAALRFYIDFSNPVKPTYSWNRSLPTSENVFLAGNLATYLGFASEVPGLRAKNSNLNFDVAQLPQARDTGVRATFGRMQALAVTLSTAFGNDAWLAAQILTSAETLKLWSEISLLPPVRRDLLVAKPADDARAAIFYDAALQSRGWLDPRPRQSDAVFRDMVEAAVSGRERISGAVFRAHGELSVLLQGRQ, from the coding sequence ATGAAGGATTCCAACATCTTCCAACTCACCGTCCTCGGGCTTTTTTTTGTCGCGGCGCTCGTCGGGGTGATTCTCTTTGCTGGCTTCCGCGCGGTGCCCCCGGAAGGCGCGTTTGCCCACGAGGTTGTGCTTTGGGGGACCATCGATGAGCGGGACATGGGCGAGCTCATTAAGGCGACTGCCGATCGCCTCGGGGAAGCGGCTTTTCGGGTGCGATATGTTGAAAAGCGTCATGAGGCGTTTGAACGTGATCTCCTCGAGGCGCTCGCGAGCGGCGTCGGCCCTGATCTGATCTTGATTCCGCAGGACGAGATTCTCACGTATGCAAATAAGCTGCGCGTCATTCCGTTTGAGTTCTACCCCGAGCGAGCGTTCAAAGACACCTTTATCGAAGAGGGCGAGCTCTTGCTGACGAGCAAGGGACTTCTTGGCCTTCCGTTTAGCATTGACCCCCTGGTGCTCTACTGGAATCGGACGACGTTTGCAAGCGCCGGGCTTGTCGAGCCACCGCGTTTTTGGGATGAGTATTTTGCGCTTGCGCGGGATCTCACCGTGCGCAATGAGGCGGGAACCATTGTGAGGAGTGCGGTCGCGCTCGGCGAGTTCGCCAATGTGACGAATGCGAAAGACATATTCGCCGCGCTCGTCTTCCAAGCGGGGAACCCCATCGTAGAGCGCGATGAGCATAACAGACCGGTCTCCGTGCTCGCCGCCAGCGGATCCGACCGCTTGCTCTCTCCCGCCGAGGCGGCGCTGCGTTTCTACATAGACTTCTCGAACCCGGTGAAGCCGACCTATTCCTGGAATCGCTCCCTGCCGACCTCGGAGAACGTGTTTCTTGCGGGCAACCTTGCAACCTACCTCGGGTTCGCGAGCGAGGTTCCGGGTCTCCGTGCGAAGAACTCAAACCTCAACTTCGATGTGGCACAGCTCCCGCAGGCGCGGGATACCGGGGTACGGGCGACATTCGGGCGGATGCAGGCACTTGCCGTGACGCTGAGTACCGCCTTTGGCAATGATGCGTGGCTGGCGGCGCAGATTCTCACCTCGGCCGAGACCCTAAAGCTCTGGAGCGAGATATCGCTCCTGCCACCGGTGCGGCGCGATTTGCTTGTCGCAAAGCCCGCGGATGACGCGCGCGCGGCGATATTTTACGATGCGGCGCTCCAATCTCGTGGCTGGCTTGATCCGCGGCCGCGGCAGAGCGACGCAGTCTTTCGCGATATGGTGGAGGCGGCGGTCTCCGGCCGCGAGCGGATCTCGGGTGCAGTTTTCCGCGCGCATGGCGAGCTCTCGGTGCTGCTTCAGGGGCGTCAGTAA
- a CDS encoding four helix bundle protein, giving the protein MNQLPSKNKYDLEERTATFAEEVVSFAKKIPQNTVTHPLISQFVRAGTSVGANYCEAIGASSRKDFRNKMYICKKEIQETKYWLRILSKAEEKFKDAARVLWKEAQELTLIFQKILSTLDKKEN; this is encoded by the coding sequence ATGAATCAATTACCAAGCAAAAACAAGTATGATCTTGAGGAGCGTACTGCCACATTTGCGGAAGAGGTGGTGAGTTTTGCAAAAAAGATTCCACAGAATACCGTGACCCATCCTCTCATATCTCAGTTCGTGAGAGCGGGCACCTCGGTGGGAGCGAATTACTGTGAAGCGATTGGGGCAAGTTCTCGCAAGGATTTTAGGAATAAAATGTACATCTGTAAAAAGGAGATACAGGAAACGAAGTATTGGCTGCGGATTCTCTCAAAGGCAGAAGAAAAATTCAAAGATGCTGCGCGTGTATTATGGAAGGAAGCGCAAGAACTCACCTTGATATTTCAAAAGATACTTTCGACGCTTGATAAAAAAGAGAATTGA
- a CDS encoding methyltransferase domain-containing protein, which translates to MSFADPTRTLSQFGLSEGARVADFGAGSGAYTLAASALVGVSGRVYAVDVQKDFLTRIKNSAGESGVKNVEVVWGDVEKSGGTKLRDYTLDAVIVSNLLFQLEDREGCLAEATRVLKARGRVLLVDWSGSFGNMGPRPQEVVTKSAARALFEHGGFTLEREIEAGGHHYGLVMRKT; encoded by the coding sequence ATGAGCTTCGCCGACCCCACCCGCACCCTCTCCCAATTCGGCCTCTCTGAAGGCGCGCGTGTTGCCGACTTCGGCGCTGGCTCGGGCGCGTATACGCTTGCGGCATCAGCGCTCGTCGGCGTAAGCGGCAGAGTTTATGCGGTAGACGTTCAGAAGGACTTCTTGACGCGGATCAAAAATAGCGCGGGGGAGAGCGGTGTGAAAAACGTCGAAGTTGTGTGGGGAGACGTCGAGAAGTCGGGCGGTACAAAACTCCGGGATTACACACTTGACGCCGTGATCGTTTCGAACCTTCTGTTTCAGCTTGAGGATAGAGAGGGCTGTCTCGCCGAGGCCACTCGCGTGCTCAAGGCCCGGGGCAGGGTGCTCCTTGTAGACTGGAGTGGTTCGTTCGGCAATATGGGCCCGCGGCCGCAGGAGGTGGTAACGAAGAGCGCCGCGCGCGCCCTCTTTGAGCACGGAGGATTCACGCTTGAGCGGGAGATCGAAGCAGGTGGGCACCACTATGGGTTGGTGATGAGGAAAACATAA
- a CDS encoding SPFH domain-containing protein: MAIGYGVAIAIVFLLWLIVGTVKIDPSVLGLKEWQPWLAALEFLAGYTLLSWRIVGEEQIGAKILLGYRIQDLSAGLAFVPLLICRLRTETSQTIQMEFPAEPENIWYEATAPPDAEKRPPIRIPSGGSSATTVTNPLDRGITLEVTYFVRLRILSLCQFLEVTGSQESAFKQIEDTVNPIIVQAFAGRSPQQILLDFPIINGEVQTAVQQLVAASLPGQPDRRAWGVAIESVALKAPDLTKRVNQARADASAAGFTAQQSIELARGTSEASRLTETVAAAMRQLFLENEGAGLSSQFTALMQALNVTDPAHALALLERVQGVEALKKAGDVTIIGGGSGGVANLYGLVQSLAQSVQQPQAGTTSSAAPAAPASPEPPTPAATPPQQP; the protein is encoded by the coding sequence GTGGCAATAGGCTACGGAGTCGCCATAGCAATCGTTTTTTTGCTCTGGCTCATTGTCGGCACAGTAAAAATCGATCCATCCGTGCTCGGGCTCAAAGAGTGGCAGCCGTGGCTTGCTGCACTCGAGTTTTTGGCGGGCTATACATTACTCTCATGGCGAATTGTTGGCGAAGAACAGATCGGCGCGAAGATACTGCTCGGATACCGCATACAGGATTTATCGGCTGGTTTGGCATTTGTGCCACTGCTGATATGCAGGCTACGGACTGAAACAAGCCAGACCATACAGATGGAATTTCCGGCTGAACCGGAAAATATCTGGTACGAAGCAACGGCGCCGCCTGATGCGGAGAAGCGACCGCCCATCCGGATACCATCCGGTGGCAGTAGCGCTACAACAGTTACCAATCCCCTTGACCGCGGGATTACACTCGAAGTCACCTATTTCGTGCGGCTGCGGATTCTCTCACTGTGCCAATTTCTTGAAGTGACCGGCTCGCAGGAAAGCGCCTTCAAGCAAATCGAGGACACCGTGAATCCAATCATCGTCCAGGCGTTTGCGGGGCGGTCACCACAGCAAATCCTGCTCGACTTTCCGATAATAAACGGAGAAGTCCAAACCGCCGTACAACAACTCGTCGCGGCATCTCTTCCGGGACAGCCAGACCGACGCGCGTGGGGTGTCGCTATCGAAAGTGTGGCTCTCAAGGCACCAGACCTCACGAAACGAGTCAATCAGGCCCGGGCGGACGCTTCCGCTGCAGGATTCACCGCGCAACAGAGTATCGAGCTAGCGCGTGGAACCTCCGAAGCGAGCCGGCTCACCGAAACAGTCGCGGCTGCGATGCGCCAGCTCTTCCTCGAAAACGAGGGTGCTGGGTTGAGTTCCCAATTCACAGCGCTCATGCAAGCGCTCAATGTCACCGACCCGGCGCACGCCCTTGCTCTGCTCGAGAGAGTGCAGGGTGTTGAGGCGCTGAAGAAAGCGGGTGATGTCACTATTATTGGCGGCGGTAGTGGTGGAGTCGCCAATCTATATGGGTTAGTACAGTCGCTCGCTCAGAGCGTACAACAGCCACAGGCTGGCACAACGAGTAGCGCCGCCCCAGCAGCACCGGCATCACCTGAACCACCCACACCAGCGGCAACACCACCGCAGCAACCATAA
- a CDS encoding DNA gyrase subunit A encodes MDGDPAAAMRYSEAKMARLSAELLRDLEKETTDWRPNYDATRREPVVLPAALPNLLLNGTLGIAVGMATNIPPHNLGEVAAALAHLIDNPEATTEEMLEYIKGPDFPIGAVLYGTRDLHHAYATGRGGVVVRGEAEITEGKDGTTQIIITSIPYRTNKADLMESIAALVRDKKLEGIKELRDESTKDIRVVVGLKGTAQPKQVLNFIYKHTGLEDTFHFNMVALDEGVPRTFSLKGMLEKFVEHRIDVVERRSRFDLARSEEREHILLGLKKALDQIDKIIKTIRGSRDVTGAHTALMREFRFSDRQATAILEMRLQKLAGLERKKVEEELLAVEKLIADLRALLVSPKRIRGVIKTELAEVAAKYGDERRTRIVRHGVKEMTDEDLIPDEESVLVLTRGGYVKRTNPSEYRRQRRGGVGVIDMNTKEEDFVTTLLTGSTLSDILFFTNRGKVYQTKMYDVPEGRKATRGKSIMNFLPLSQGEEVSSVLVMLSERRAEEALSVMMVTRQGRVKRVAAKSFHEVRRSGLIAITIPADDQLVSTFFVGRGDDAIIATAAGQAIRFKASTVREMGRAAAGVRGMRLAKGDSVVGADSVRSTLEAPALLVVSEKGFGKRTALKEYKVQGRGGGGIKTLKVSAKTGRLIRAGVVEESEAEVVAISKRGQVIRLALREIPLLGRATQGVRIMKLREGDAIASTVCL; translated from the coding sequence ATCGACGGCGACCCTGCGGCGGCAATGAGATATTCTGAGGCGAAGATGGCGCGGCTCTCTGCGGAGCTCCTGCGCGACCTTGAGAAAGAGACCACTGACTGGCGCCCAAACTACGACGCGACGCGACGCGAGCCCGTGGTGCTGCCTGCCGCTCTGCCGAACCTCCTCCTCAACGGCACGCTTGGCATCGCGGTCGGTATGGCGACCAATATCCCGCCGCACAATCTCGGCGAGGTGGCGGCCGCGCTCGCGCATCTCATTGATAATCCCGAGGCGACGACCGAAGAAATGCTCGAGTATATTAAAGGTCCGGATTTCCCGATTGGCGCGGTGCTCTATGGGACGCGCGACCTCCACCACGCCTACGCGACCGGCCGTGGCGGCGTCGTCGTGCGCGGGGAGGCGGAGATCACCGAAGGGAAAGATGGCACGACGCAGATCATCATCACCTCGATCCCGTACCGTACGAACAAGGCCGACCTCATGGAGAGCATCGCGGCTTTGGTGCGTGACAAAAAGCTCGAGGGGATTAAAGAGCTTCGCGATGAGTCCACAAAAGACATTCGCGTCGTCGTCGGGCTGAAGGGCACGGCGCAGCCGAAGCAAGTCCTGAATTTCATCTACAAGCACACGGGGCTCGAAGACACCTTCCACTTCAATATGGTGGCGCTTGATGAGGGCGTCCCCCGTACCTTTTCGCTGAAGGGCATGCTGGAGAAGTTTGTCGAGCACCGTATTGATGTCGTGGAGCGGCGGAGCCGCTTTGACCTCGCGCGTTCTGAGGAGCGCGAGCACATCCTCCTCGGCCTCAAAAAGGCGCTCGATCAGATAGACAAAATCATCAAGACGATCCGTGGCTCGCGCGATGTCACAGGGGCGCATACGGCGTTGATGCGCGAATTTCGCTTTTCCGACAGGCAGGCGACCGCGATCCTCGAGATGCGGCTCCAGAAGCTCGCCGGGCTCGAGCGCAAAAAGGTAGAAGAGGAGCTGCTCGCGGTAGAGAAGCTGATCGCCGACCTCAGAGCGCTCCTCGTGAGCCCGAAGAGGATCCGCGGGGTGATTAAAACCGAGCTTGCCGAGGTCGCGGCGAAGTACGGCGACGAGCGGCGGACGCGCATCGTCCGGCATGGCGTCAAGGAAATGACCGACGAGGATCTGATTCCGGACGAGGAGTCGGTGCTCGTGCTCACCCGAGGGGGCTACGTGAAGCGCACGAATCCGTCCGAGTACCGCAGGCAGCGGCGCGGCGGCGTCGGCGTCATTGATATGAATACCAAAGAGGAGGATTTCGTAACGACTCTGCTCACGGGAAGTACGCTCTCCGACATCCTCTTTTTCACCAATCGCGGGAAGGTTTACCAGACGAAGATGTATGATGTGCCGGAGGGGAGGAAGGCGACGCGCGGCAAGTCCATCATGAACTTCCTGCCGCTTTCTCAAGGCGAGGAGGTCAGCTCCGTGCTTGTGATGCTCTCAGAGAGGCGCGCGGAGGAGGCGCTCTCGGTGATGATGGTAACGCGGCAGGGCAGAGTAAAACGTGTCGCGGCGAAGAGTTTCCACGAGGTGCGCAGGAGCGGACTCATCGCGATCACGATCCCCGCGGACGACCAGCTCGTCTCGACCTTTTTTGTCGGCCGCGGAGACGACGCGATCATCGCGACTGCTGCCGGGCAGGCGATCCGGTTCAAAGCATCCACAGTCCGCGAGATGGGACGTGCCGCCGCGGGCGTCCGCGGCATGCGTCTCGCGAAGGGGGACAGCGTCGTCGGGGCGGATTCGGTTCGCTCCACCCTGGAGGCGCCCGCGCTCCTTGTCGTGAGCGAGAAGGGCTTCGGGAAGCGCACCGCGCTTAAGGAGTACAAAGTTCAGGGCCGTGGCGGCGGGGGCATCAAGACGCTCAAGGTGAGCGCAAAAACCGGCCGTCTCATCCGCGCGGGTGTCGTCGAGGAGAGCGAGGCGGAAGTCGTCGCGATTTCAAAGCGCGGACAGGTGATTCGTCTTGCGCTCCGCGAGATTCCGCTCCTCGGCCGCGCGACGCAGGGAGTACGGATCATGAAGCTCCGGGAAGGTGATGCGATTGCGTCAACTGTTTGTCTTTGA